The genomic region ATTAAGAAATATGATTGATGTATGCCTAGCAATTTCTCTTCATGCATCTAATGATAAGATTCGCAATCTTATTATGCCAATTAATAAAAGATATAATATACAATTAATTTTAAATTCAGCATTAAAATATTTAAAATACTCAAAATCTAATAGAGGTGGTATTACATTTGAATACGTTATGTTACATGGAATAAATGATTCTAATGAAAATGCAGTTGAATTAGCTTTTTTATTGAAAAAAATACCTAGTAAAATTAATCTTATTCCTTGGAATCCTTTTTTAAACTCAAATTTTTCATCAAGTAATATTAATAGAATTAATATTTTTGCAAATATTTTAAAAAGAAAAGGATTTACAACAGTGATTCGAAAAAATAGAGGAAATGATATAAACGCTGCATGTGGTCAATTAACAGGAAAGATTACTAATCGTATTAAAAAATTATAATATTGTACATTAAAAAAAATAATACTGAAAAATATGTTTTTTTATATTCCATGAATTTTACATTGTTGTGTAAGTTTATTTAAAAACGTATATTCTATTATATTAAAGATATAAGAAAAATATGAAACAATACAAAACTATCGTTCGAAGAAAATCCAATCGTATTTATGTTGGAAATGTTCCTATTGGAGATAATGCACCTATTTCAGTGCAGTCAATGACTAATACTAATACAGAAGACATTTTAGAAACTGTAAAACAAATTTCAGATTTAGAAAAGGTAGGAGTTGATATTGTTCGTCTGTCTATACCTAGTTTGAAAGCTGCTGAATCATTTAAAATAATTAAAAAAAAAGTAAACGTTCCTTTAATCGCAGATATACATTTTGATTATAGATTAGCTTTAAAATCAATAAAATATGGAGCGAATTGTTTAAGAATAAATCCTGGTAACATTGGTAATAAAAAAAGAGTATCAGAAATTATAAATGCAGCAAAAGATAAAAATATACCAATTCGTATCGGAGTGAATTCGGGATCTTTAGAAAAAGATATACTGAATAAATATGGATCTCCTACTCCAGAAGCATTAGTAGAATCCGCTATGAAACATGTTGAATATTTTGATTCATTAAATTTTAATGCATTTAAAGTCAGTGTGAAATCATCTAATGTTTTTTTAGCTGTTAAAGCGTATCAAATGTTATCAAAAAAAATTACACAACCTTTACACATTGGAATAACAGAAGCAGGTGCTTTAAGAAACGGTACAGTCAAGTCTTCTATTGGAATTGCTTATTTATTGTTACAAGGTATTGGTGATACAATACGTGTTTCATTATCAGCAAATCCTATTGAAGAAGTGAAGGTTGGTTACGATATTTTAAAAGTTTTATCTATACGATCTAGAGGCATTAACTTTATTGCATGTCCTACTTGTTCTAGACAAGAATTTGATGTTATCAATACAGTTAACGAGTTAGAAAACAAATTAGAAGATATTTCTACTCCCATAGATATATCAATTATCGGATGTATTGTAAATGGAATAGGAGAAGCTAAAATGGCATCATTAGGATTGATAGGAGGTTGTAAAAAAAGTACTTTGTACAAAGATGGAATACGTCAAAAAAACAAAATTAAAAATGAAGAAATTATCACAAAAATGGAAATGCAAATTAGAAAACAAGCAAAAAAATACAAAAATTAGAACATTTTTAAAAAATAATATTTGATTGAAATGAATAGAATTCTTTCTATAACAACAAGAGAACATAGTGAATAATAAAGCAATAAAATCTATTAGAGGCATGCATGATTATTTTCCTAAAGATTTAAAAATATGGAATTACGTTGAAGATATTTTAAAAGAAGTATTAATTAGTTATTGTTATTTAGAAATTAGATTACCTCTACTAGAAAAAACTGAAATCTTTAAAAGAGCTATTGGAAGTATAACTGATGTAGTTGAAAAAGAAATGTATTCTTTTCAAGATAGAAAAGGAAACAGCTTAACCTTAAGACCAGAAGGAACTGTAGGATGTGTTCGTGCTATTATACAAAATTGTTTGCTAGAAGAAAAAAATAGCCATAGATTTTGGTATTTAGGTCCTATGTTTCGATATGAAAGACCTCAAATGGGTAGATATCGTCAATTTTATCAATTAGGTGTAGAAGTATTTGGATTAGATACGAAAGATATTGATTTAGAATTAATTTTATTGACAAACCGTTTTTGGAAAAGAATAGGTATTCATTCATATTTAACTTTAGAAATTAATTCAATTGGTTCTCAAATTGAGAGATATCAATATAAAAAAGAATTAGTATGTTTTTTAAAAAAACATGAACATCTGTTAGATAAAGATTGTAAAAGAAAATTACATACTAATCCTTTAAGAATTTTAGATTCTAAAGATAAACAAGTTCAAAAAATATTAGAAGAAGCTCCATTATTAAGTAATTATATTGATAAAGATAAAAATGTTGATTTTAAAAATCTGTGTAAAATTATCCATTCTTATGGAATCAAATATAAATATAACCCTATTTTAGTAAGGGGGCTAGACTATTATAATAACACTGTATTTGAATGGAAAAGTGATAAATTAGGATCTCAAAACACTATTTGTGCAGGAGGACGATATGATTTTTTATGTAAAGATATGGGGGCTAAAAATACATCTGCAATAGGATTTGCTATAGGAATGGAGCGTTTAGTTTTATTAGTGAAAAAACTTAATCTTTTTTCTGAAACTATAGAAGAAGTAAATATTTATATTGCAGGAATAATTGATCAAAGTAAAAACATAGCTATAAATTTATCTGAAGAAATAAGAAATGAATATCCAAAATTAAAAATATTTATTGATTTTTCTAATCAAAAAATTAAAAAAATAATAAAAAATGCTATAAACACTTCAGCAAGAATTATGATTTTAATTGATGATGAGCATACAAAAAAAGAATATTTTTTAATTAAAGATTTAAAAAAACGAGAACAATATTACTTTTCAAGAAATGAATTAATTAAAAAAATTAAAATTTTTTTTGAATAAAAATTTATTTTCTCCATAACGAATTTTAACTAAATTTAATTTTTAGGAAAAAAATGTTTAACAAAAAAATAACATTATCAAAATATGATCCAGAATTATGGTCGGCAATAGAAAAAGAAAAAGAACGACAAGAAAATCACATCGAACTAATTGCATCAGAAAATTATACAAGTAATTATATTATGAATGTACAAGGATCCCAATTAACTAATAAATATGCAGAAGGATATCCTAGAAAACGTTATTATGGTGGATGTCAATATGTAGATATAATTGAAGAATTAGCAATTAGTCGTGCAAAACAGTTATTTAATGCCGATTATGCTAATGTGCAACCACATTCTGGTTCTCAAGCTAATTTTGCTGTGTATTCCGCTTTATTAAAACCTGGAGAGACAATATTAGGTATGAAATTATCACATGGAGGACATTTAACTCATGGTTCTCATGTGAATTTCTCAGGAAAGATGTACAATGTAATTTCATATGGAGTAAATAAAAATGGTGATATTGATTATGAAGAACTATTATTTTTGAGTAAAAAACATAAACCTAAAATGATTATTGGTGGTTTTTCTGCATATTCTGGAATTTGTGATTGGAAACAAATGCGTGACATTGCAGATCAAGTAAACGCTTATCTTGTTGTAGATATTGCTCATATTGCTGGATTAGTAGCAGCAGGAATTTATCCAAGTCCAATAAATTATGCACATGTGGTGACTAGCACTACTCATAAAACATTAGCGGGTCCTCGTGGAGGATTGATTTTAGCTAAAAATGGAGATAATGTGCTATACAGAAAATTAAATTTATCTCTTTTTCCAGGTACTCAAGGAGGCCCACTAATGCACGTCATTGCTGGAAAAGCTATTGCGTTTAAAGAAGCTTTAGAACCACAGTTTAAGCAATATCAAATACAAATAGTAGAAAATGCTAAAATTATGACTAAAATTTTTTTAAAAGAGGGATATAAAGTAGTCTCTGGAAAAACTTATAATCACTTATTTTTAATTGATTTAAATAATCAAAAAATCACTGGACAAGACGCAGATATTGCTTTAAGTAAAGCAAATATAACTATCAATAAAAATACTGTCCCTGATGATGAAAAAAGCCCTTTTATTACTTCAGGAATACGAATTGGAACCCCGGCAGTTACTAGAAGAGGTTTTAAAGAAAAAGAAGTGTCTAAAATATCTAAATGGATAGTTAGTATTTTAAATAACATAGATGATACAGAAAATATTTCTAATATTAAAAATCAAGTATTAAAAATTTGCACCAAGTTTCCTGTCTATTTAAATTAAATTATACAAAGATATCCATCTTTGTTAGAAATGATATTAATCATTAAATTTTTTTAAATTTATTGAGGTAGTTTAATCTTTATTTCGTTAAGATTTATATAATTCTTATTCTTAAAATAAGGAATTATACCTAATAGAGGTGATTTAATATATTTCAGCAAAGTTTGGATATAATAATGATTATATTGATTTTTAGGAAAAATATTATTAGCAATCCAACCACCGCATTTTAGTTTATCAGAAATAATAGCTTTTTCTGTCAAAATAGCATGATTTATACATCCTAATTTAATGCCAATAACAATAACGACAATTAATTTTTCTTTTTTAACCCAATCTGAAAAAGTTTTTTCATAAGATAAAGGTGTATACCATCCACCGGCTCCTTCTATTAAAATCCAATTGCTTTTTTTCATAATGTTTTTTAACCCAAGAGAAAGTTGTTGTATCTTGATTTCTTGAGTATAAATATCACTTAAAATATGAGGTGGAGCATTTTCAATAAATGCAACAGGATTAACTTCTTGATAATTTAATTCTACAGAACTATTTTTTTTTAATATTATTGCATCATTATTTAAAAATCCAAATGATGTTTTTTTACATCCAGAAGATACAGGTTTATATCCTGCAGTGTTATATCCATATTGATTCGCTTTTTTTAATAAAATTTGACTGACGAATGTTTTTCCTATATTAGTATCAGTTCCAGTAATAAAAAATTTTTTAATCATAAAAATCCTATGTTTTTTGAATCAATTATTAAAAAATATATTTAAAATAATAATCAATATCTTAATATCAGATAATCTACAATCTTAATAACAGTAAAGTAACTCGATATATTTAATTTTGTGTATTTAGTAAAATAACACATTACTATAATATTGAGTTACTCTACATTTTAGATTTTAGATTTTAAATTTTTAAGATTATATTCATAAAAATATAATTGTTTTAGTTAAAAATTAAAGAAAATTTTTTGTATGTTTAATTTAAAATGACTAATTAATATCTCTCACAGAACTATATTAATCATATTTGTTTATGAAAATATTGCGGCATTATAATATTGATCTTTGTGAATTTTTTTTTCTTGAATTATTAAATTGTTAGTATTTTTTTTCAGTGTAGTTTCGTTTTTATATTCTGGATATAAATTTAATTTATGTAATAATTTTAAATCATTTTTTTCTTCTGGATTACTTGCAGTAAGTAGTTTGCATCCATAAAAAATGGAATTTGCTCCAGCCATAAAACACATCGCTTGTGTTTGATCATTCATATTGTTTCGTCCTGCAGATAGTCTAATATAAGATTTTGGCATCATAATACGCGCAGCAGCAATTATGCGAATAAAATCGAATGGTTCTATATTTTTATTCTTTTCCATTGGAGTTCCCGGAATTTTTACTAACATATTAATAGGTACACTTTCTGGATGAATAGGTAAATTAGATAATTCCATCAATAATTCCATACGATCTTGTATGTTTTCTCCTAAACCGATAATACCTCCAGCGCAAATTTTCATTCCAGCATTGCGAACTTTGTTTAATGTGTCTAATCTTTCTTGATAGGTACGAGTAGTAATAATATTAGTGTAAAATTTGCGAGAAGTATCTAAATTATGATTATAAAAATCTAAACCTGCAGCGGCTAATTTTTTTGCTTGTAAAGAGCTCAAAGTACCTAAAGTCATGCAGGTTTCCATGCCCATTGATTTTACTTTTTTAATAATTTTTTCTAAATAAGGCATATCTTTTTCTTTTGGACTTTTCCAGGCTGCTCCCATACAAAATCTACTAGAACCTGACATTTTCGCTTTTTTTGCTGCATCAAGAATTTTTTCCATTTTTAGTAAAGATTCTTTTTTTACATTTGTTTTGTATCTAGAACTTTGTGGACAATACTTACAATCTTCGGGACAAGCTCCAGTTTTAATTGAAAGCAACGTACTTATTTGTATAGTATTTGGATTAAAATTTTTTCTATGTTCTTTTTGAGCTTGAAAAATCAGATCAAAAAACGATTTATTAAACAATTTTTTTGTTTCATTTAAGGTCCATTTTTTTTTCATTTTCTCTCCAAAAAAATTATGATTTTATTTTACTAAAGGTTTATAATTGAATTATTTAATAGTTTATATATAAATAATAATGAATCAATTTGACATAAATTTTGATTATCAACATATTTGGCATCCTTACTCGTCTATGATTAATCCACTTCCTTGTTATTCTGTTGTATCTGCTAAAGGGGTATATTTAAAATTAAATAATGGAAAAAAAATAATAGATGGTATGTCGTCATGGTGGTCTGCCATACATGGTTATAATCATCCTATATTAAATAAAGCTTTAAAAAAACAAATAAAAAAAATGTCTCATGTTATGTTTGGTGGTATTACACATCCTTCAGCAACAGCTCTTGCTCGAAAATTGATTTATTTAACACCAAAAAATTTAGATTGTGTGTTTTTTTCTGATTCTGGATCAGTTGCGATCGAAGTAGCAATAAAAATGTTAATACAATATTGGCAGGCATTAGGCCAAAAAAGAAAAATTTTTTTAACTTTTCGTCATGGATATCATGGTGATACTTTTGCTGCAATGTCAGTTTCTGATCCTAAAAATTCTATACATAAAATATACAATCATTTCTTACCTAAAAATTTTTTTGCTGATTCACCAATATCTTCTTTTCATGATAAATGGAATGAAAATGATCTTTTGTCTTTTCAAAAAATAATAAAAACACATTCATCTAAAATAGCTGGTGTTATCTTAGAACCTATAGTACAAGGAGTAGGCGGGATGAAATTTTATCATCCTAAATGTTTAAAAAAAATAAAAATATTATGTGATTATTATTCTATTCCTTTAATTTTTGATGAAATTGCTACAGGATTTGGTCGTACTGGAAAACTTTTTGCTTTTGAACATGCTAATATTGTACCTGATATATTATGTCTCGGAAAAGCAATTACAGCCGGCACTTTAACTTTAGCAGTCACTATATCTTCAAGAAATATTGCAGATACGATTAGTAATAGTAAAGTCGGTTGTTTTATGCATGGTCCAACTTATATGGGTAATCCATTAGCCTGTGCTGTTGCTAATGCTAATATTAAAATCTTACAAAAAAATGAATGGAAAATTCAAGTATCCAAGATTGAAAAACAATTATGTCAAGATTTATTACCATTACTCAATCATAAAAATGTAGTTGATGTAAGAATATTAGGAGCAATTGGTGTGGTAGAATGTATGCGTATTGTGAATATAGAATCGATACAAAAATTTTTTGTAAAAAATGGGGTTTGGATTAGACCATTTAAACAATTAATTTATATCGTACCACCTTATATTATTAATTCTAAAGAATTAAGTATTCTTACTAAATCTATTAAAGAAGCTTTAGATAATCCTTTATTTTTTATATAAATCATTTTGATATTAAAAAATATATTATTGATATAAATTTTATTTAAGTTAATTGATGCGCAATTATCCATACAGGTCTATCGCTAGTTTTATATGATTTTATTTTATTTAATTCTCCAGTATTTTTTGAAATACTATATATAGTAAATATATTACTTTCTTCACCAG from Buchnera aphidicola (Diuraphis noxia) harbors:
- the ispG gene encoding flavodoxin-dependent (E)-4-hydroxy-3-methylbut-2-enyl-diphosphate synthase, producing MKQYKTIVRRKSNRIYVGNVPIGDNAPISVQSMTNTNTEDILETVKQISDLEKVGVDIVRLSIPSLKAAESFKIIKKKVNVPLIADIHFDYRLALKSIKYGANCLRINPGNIGNKKRVSEIINAAKDKNIPIRIGVNSGSLEKDILNKYGSPTPEALVESAMKHVEYFDSLNFNAFKVSVKSSNVFLAVKAYQMLSKKITQPLHIGITEAGALRNGTVKSSIGIAYLLLQGIGDTIRVSLSANPIEEVKVGYDILKVLSIRSRGINFIACPTCSRQEFDVINTVNELENKLEDISTPIDISIIGCIVNGIGEAKMASLGLIGGCKKSTLYKDGIRQKNKIKNEEIITKMEMQIRKQAKKYKN
- the glyA gene encoding serine hydroxymethyltransferase, whose translation is MFNKKITLSKYDPELWSAIEKEKERQENHIELIASENYTSNYIMNVQGSQLTNKYAEGYPRKRYYGGCQYVDIIEELAISRAKQLFNADYANVQPHSGSQANFAVYSALLKPGETILGMKLSHGGHLTHGSHVNFSGKMYNVISYGVNKNGDIDYEELLFLSKKHKPKMIIGGFSAYSGICDWKQMRDIADQVNAYLVVDIAHIAGLVAAGIYPSPINYAHVVTSTTHKTLAGPRGGLILAKNGDNVLYRKLNLSLFPGTQGGPLMHVIAGKAIAFKEALEPQFKQYQIQIVENAKIMTKIFLKEGYKVVSGKTYNHLFLIDLNNQKITGQDADIALSKANITINKNTVPDDEKSPFITSGIRIGTPAVTRRGFKEKEVSKISKWIVSILNNIDDTENISNIKNQVLKICTKFPVYLN
- the bioB gene encoding biotin synthase BioB, which produces MKKKWTLNETKKLFNKSFFDLIFQAQKEHRKNFNPNTIQISTLLSIKTGACPEDCKYCPQSSRYKTNVKKESLLKMEKILDAAKKAKMSGSSRFCMGAAWKSPKEKDMPYLEKIIKKVKSMGMETCMTLGTLSSLQAKKLAAAGLDFYNHNLDTSRKFYTNIITTRTYQERLDTLNKVRNAGMKICAGGIIGLGENIQDRMELLMELSNLPIHPESVPINMLVKIPGTPMEKNKNIEPFDFIRIIAAARIMMPKSYIRLSAGRNNMNDQTQAMCFMAGANSIFYGCKLLTASNPEEKNDLKLLHKLNLYPEYKNETTLKKNTNNLIIQEKKIHKDQYYNAAIFS
- the hisS gene encoding histidine--tRNA ligase; translation: MHDYFPKDLKIWNYVEDILKEVLISYCYLEIRLPLLEKTEIFKRAIGSITDVVEKEMYSFQDRKGNSLTLRPEGTVGCVRAIIQNCLLEEKNSHRFWYLGPMFRYERPQMGRYRQFYQLGVEVFGLDTKDIDLELILLTNRFWKRIGIHSYLTLEINSIGSQIERYQYKKELVCFLKKHEHLLDKDCKRKLHTNPLRILDSKDKQVQKILEEAPLLSNYIDKDKNVDFKNLCKIIHSYGIKYKYNPILVRGLDYYNNTVFEWKSDKLGSQNTICAGGRYDFLCKDMGAKNTSAIGFAIGMERLVLLVKKLNLFSETIEEVNIYIAGIIDQSKNIAINLSEEIRNEYPKLKIFIDFSNQKIKKIIKNAINTSARIMILIDDEHTKKEYFLIKDLKKREQYYFSRNELIKKIKIFFE
- the bioD gene encoding dethiobiotin synthase, giving the protein MIKKFFITGTDTNIGKTFVSQILLKKANQYGYNTAGYKPVSSGCKKTSFGFLNNDAIILKKNSSVELNYQEVNPVAFIENAPPHILSDIYTQEIKIQQLSLGLKNIMKKSNWILIEGAGGWYTPLSYEKTFSDWVKKEKLIVVIVIGIKLGCINHAILTEKAIISDKLKCGGWIANNIFPKNQYNHYYIQTLLKYIKSPLLGIIPYFKNKNYINLNEIKIKLPQ
- the bioA gene encoding adenosylmethionine--8-amino-7-oxononanoate transaminase, which produces MNQFDINFDYQHIWHPYSSMINPLPCYSVVSAKGVYLKLNNGKKIIDGMSSWWSAIHGYNHPILNKALKKQIKKMSHVMFGGITHPSATALARKLIYLTPKNLDCVFFSDSGSVAIEVAIKMLIQYWQALGQKRKIFLTFRHGYHGDTFAAMSVSDPKNSIHKIYNHFLPKNFFADSPISSFHDKWNENDLLSFQKIIKTHSSKIAGVILEPIVQGVGGMKFYHPKCLKKIKILCDYYSIPLIFDEIATGFGRTGKLFAFEHANIVPDILCLGKAITAGTLTLAVTISSRNIADTISNSKVGCFMHGPTYMGNPLACAVANANIKILQKNEWKIQVSKIEKQLCQDLLPLLNHKNVVDVRILGAIGVVECMRIVNIESIQKFFVKNGVWIRPFKQLIYIVPPYIINSKELSILTKSIKEALDNPLFFI